One genomic segment of Candidatus Berkiella aquae includes these proteins:
- a CDS encoding OprO/OprP family phosphate-selective porin — translation MAEEAKKETKDSDQKVTAEVQTEAKAEAKAQAKAEAEIKTEAKTDGGFEIYRSQDDRYWFKLHGIAKIDAAFFVDDFEDEHQEFPSGTNIRALETSFNGGIGEDLSYSIVLGFETGTVTINDAFFTYSGFKDIEMSFGQIISPFCLENANSSKWIPFMERSLPVIAFRPCMGIGFNFTTWGKHYGFIFASSTVPHGQNRDTALIHHRSDKLTHTARAFYVPINEDNKVIQIGASGVYGNTNASFRDNGPNIDGRRFASRPEIKARNTPNTIDSGNSLLVDHYDEFAFELSGQRGPLVVGAEYLQAYIHRWFHPGLHFYGWHAQAAYVLTGESRIYKIKNGSYGQIIPRCPYGAFEIAARYSMANLNDEDIHGGKENNVTLSLSWYVNQNLLIMANYINASIDPTQALGDARNPAPNHRHLDIFGLRTQIVW, via the coding sequence ATGGCTGAAGAGGCAAAAAAAGAAACAAAAGATTCAGATCAAAAAGTAACAGCAGAGGTCCAAACCGAAGCCAAAGCTGAGGCTAAAGCACAGGCCAAAGCAGAAGCTGAAATCAAAACCGAGGCAAAAACAGACGGTGGATTTGAAATTTATCGTTCGCAGGATGATCGTTATTGGTTTAAATTGCATGGAATTGCCAAAATTGATGCCGCTTTTTTCGTAGACGATTTTGAAGATGAACATCAAGAATTTCCCAGTGGAACCAATATTCGTGCATTAGAAACCAGTTTTAATGGTGGTATTGGCGAAGATTTGTCCTATTCCATTGTTCTAGGCTTTGAAACGGGTACAGTTACCATTAACGATGCCTTTTTTACCTACTCTGGGTTTAAAGACATTGAAATGAGTTTTGGCCAAATTATTTCTCCCTTTTGCTTAGAAAATGCGAATAGTTCCAAATGGATCCCCTTTATGGAAAGAAGCTTGCCCGTGATTGCCTTTAGGCCTTGTATGGGGATTGGCTTTAATTTCACGACCTGGGGTAAACATTATGGCTTTATATTTGCTTCCTCAACGGTTCCGCATGGGCAAAACAGAGATACGGCGCTGATTCATCACCGTTCAGATAAACTGACTCATACCGCAAGAGCATTCTATGTCCCCATAAATGAAGACAATAAAGTCATTCAGATTGGGGCATCAGGGGTTTATGGGAATACCAATGCATCATTCAGAGATAATGGCCCTAATATCGACGGACGTCGTTTTGCAAGCCGACCTGAAATAAAAGCACGCAATACCCCCAATACCATTGATTCTGGCAATAGTTTGCTGGTTGATCATTATGATGAATTTGCTTTTGAATTAAGCGGGCAACGAGGTCCATTAGTTGTAGGTGCTGAATATTTACAAGCTTATATCCATCGCTGGTTTCATCCAGGCTTACATTTCTACGGCTGGCACGCTCAAGCGGCTTATGTACTGACAGGTGAAAGCAGAATATACAAAATTAAAAATGGCTCTTATGGCCAAATTATACCTAGATGTCCTTATGGTGCATTTGAAATTGCTGCAAGATATAGTATGGCTAACTTAAATGATGAAGATATCCATGGCGGTAAAGAGAATAACGTGACTTTATCTCTTAGCTGGTATGTGAATCAAAATCTTTTGATAATGGCAAACTACATCAATGCTAGCATCGATCCCACACAAGCGTTGGGTGATGCCCGCAATCCCGCCCCTAATCATCGCCATTTAGATATTTTCGGCTTGAGAACTCAAATAGTGTGGTAA
- a CDS encoding Npt1/Npt2 family nucleotide transporter: MNKNMHVDPPKSALAKIRMFLWPIYGREHLKFLPMTLMISLILFNYTVLRNMKDTLVITATEGSEVIVFLKSWGVLPSAILFFFIYSKLSNLLKRQTLFYVTVSFFLLYFAVFALVLYPHQTLLHPHQSADWLITHLPAGLKSFVNMYKYWSFSIFYILAELWGSVVSALLFWQLANSIVKVSEAKRFYAHFYLLANLATAFSGIVSAHFSKKGMNIEDPIASYGVTVNYLVWTVVGCGLVVMFLYYYLDKYVIPDPTLVDPSESLPTKKKLKMGMKDSINFILHNKYLGWIALLVICYGISINLVEVAWKNQVGLFLPNPSDKQAFFGMYSTIAGLSTVAVILIGGGLMRWLGWKVAALLTPIVIGVTGSLFFYFMIFDKSAAALVTGLGTTALAFAVYMGALQVILSKSTKYALFDPTKEMTYIPLDEESKVKGKAAVDVVGGRLGKAGGAFLQQAMLIFIGPMAVIAPYSAIAMIIFVLIWIVAVFKLHTLFVQAGGEKAWNE, encoded by the coding sequence ATGAATAAAAATATGCATGTAGATCCTCCTAAATCAGCTTTAGCAAAGATAAGAATGTTTCTATGGCCCATTTATGGCAGAGAACATTTGAAATTTCTGCCAATGACTTTAATGATTTCATTGATCTTGTTTAACTATACAGTTTTAAGAAACATGAAAGACACATTGGTCATCACGGCGACTGAAGGATCAGAGGTGATTGTTTTTCTAAAATCATGGGGCGTATTACCTTCAGCGATACTCTTTTTCTTCATTTACTCAAAATTGAGTAATCTTTTGAAAAGACAAACGCTATTCTATGTGACAGTCAGTTTCTTTCTGCTCTATTTTGCCGTGTTTGCCTTAGTTCTTTATCCTCATCAAACACTGTTACACCCACATCAATCTGCAGACTGGTTAATTACTCACCTCCCTGCGGGGCTTAAAAGCTTTGTGAATATGTATAAATATTGGTCATTCTCTATTTTTTATATTCTCGCTGAATTATGGGGCAGTGTTGTCTCTGCTTTACTCTTTTGGCAGCTAGCAAATAGTATTGTAAAAGTGTCTGAAGCTAAGCGATTTTATGCACACTTCTATTTATTAGCTAATTTGGCAACCGCATTTTCAGGTATTGTTTCTGCACATTTCTCGAAAAAAGGAATGAATATAGAAGATCCTATCGCAAGTTATGGTGTAACGGTCAATTATTTGGTCTGGACCGTTGTGGGCTGTGGACTGGTAGTGATGTTCTTATATTATTATTTAGATAAATATGTCATACCCGATCCTACTTTAGTTGATCCGAGTGAGTCTCTTCCCACGAAGAAGAAACTTAAAATGGGGATGAAGGACAGTATTAATTTTATATTACATAATAAATATCTAGGTTGGATTGCATTGTTAGTCATTTGCTATGGCATTTCAATTAATTTGGTAGAAGTTGCTTGGAAAAACCAAGTTGGATTGTTCTTGCCAAATCCTAGTGATAAACAAGCATTTTTTGGGATGTACAGTACAATTGCCGGTTTATCAACCGTTGCCGTCATTTTGATTGGTGGTGGTTTAATGCGCTGGTTAGGATGGAAAGTTGCTGCTTTGCTGACACCGATTGTGATAGGTGTTACAGGTAGTTTGTTCTTTTATTTTATGATATTTGATAAAAGCGCGGCAGCATTAGTAACCGGTTTAGGTACAACTGCGTTGGCCTTTGCTGTTTACATGGGTGCGTTGCAAGTGATTTTGAGCAAGAGCACAAAATATGCTTTGTTTGACCCAACCAAAGAAATGACATACATACCGTTAGACGAAGAGTCCAAAGTGAAAGGTAAAGCAGCGGTGGATGTTGTGGGCGGACGTCTGGGTAAAGCAGGTGGCGCATTCTTACAACAAGCGATGTTAATATTCATAGGTCCTATGGCCGTGATTGCGCCGTATTCTGCAATTGCGATGATTATTTTTGTACTGATATGGATAGTTGCGGTATTTAAGTTACATACTTTATTCGTGCAAGCCGGCGGAGAAAAGGCTTGGAATGAATAA
- a CDS encoding TetR family transcriptional regulator: MENITKTKLPNREDALRNREDILIAAKKVFCMQGIDVPLATIASTADVGRATLYRNFPDRHALLTALLDRYIDKVEEKAKAFSEFPDGLFKLFNSHTETLCEYAPLVEYWRMIDRKDPAIVLLYIRLREIYKPLLEMAQKHQLCRATLTVEDMLLICPMLAVSLYQSDAVLQVKMAKHILKILMEGLTP; encoded by the coding sequence ATGGAAAATATAACGAAAACAAAGCTTCCCAATCGGGAAGACGCGCTTCGCAACCGCGAAGATATTCTAATTGCGGCTAAAAAAGTATTTTGTATGCAAGGTATCGATGTCCCTCTTGCCACCATCGCTTCAACCGCTGATGTTGGCCGAGCAACACTTTACCGCAACTTCCCTGATCGACATGCTTTACTCACCGCACTGTTAGATAGATATATTGATAAAGTTGAAGAAAAAGCAAAAGCCTTTTCAGAATTTCCTGATGGGTTATTTAAATTATTTAATTCCCATACCGAAACGCTTTGTGAATATGCGCCCCTAGTCGAATATTGGCGAATGATTGATAGAAAAGATCCCGCCATTGTTTTACTTTATATTCGTCTGCGAGAAATCTATAAACCTTTGTTAGAAATGGCTCAAAAGCATCAATTATGTCGTGCAACACTGACGGTTGAAGATATGCTGTTAATCTGCCCAATGCTGGCTGTTTCTTTGTATCAAAGTGATGCTGTTTTACAGGTTAAAATGGCAAAGCATATTTTAAAGATTTTAATGGAAGGTTTAACGCCTTAA
- a CDS encoding protein kinase domain-containing protein translates to MLTAYQHYIAIEHPTTPAIHYAYDQRSTHVHDLAAQAMAEMDQRRTNLGYGLGVFIGRLIGTRDADDRPTNNPIALFQWMNECYSGVKNYLQSWLQYDEALDDIPSEDIVDITPEIEFVDKKFLIGKTIAIGGTATLNYAIDTFNSETVAFKIDHYAQEAMDEVLKVESMRNQQREIAALKQFGRLRGYGMVTDEQGLHRHYIASELVQGEDLSKYLMKLEDAIRKNRNINELKKHFEQIFNIALQFCHEIQQYHDGNFIHRDIKPENMMVVQQDENIALKLVDFSGMIKVEDVFDDEDDDYGTTKYIAPELPQAKHSFVTDAYATGVSLHKMLELLRFPQFKKLRKHSQFYEDAFQRLSKTVDGLMVAEPKMRIAIPAAINILNSVECNSMPMMRV, encoded by the coding sequence ATGTTGACTGCTTATCAACATTACATAGCAATTGAGCATCCAACCACCCCAGCGATTCATTATGCATACGATCAAAGATCCACTCATGTTCACGATCTTGCAGCACAAGCAATGGCAGAAATGGATCAACGTCGGACCAATTTGGGTTATGGATTAGGGGTTTTTATTGGTAGATTGATTGGCACAAGAGATGCTGATGATCGTCCAACGAATAACCCGATTGCGCTCTTCCAATGGATGAATGAGTGTTATAGCGGGGTGAAAAATTATCTGCAATCTTGGTTACAATATGATGAAGCGCTTGACGATATTCCCTCTGAAGACATTGTCGATATCACGCCAGAAATTGAATTTGTAGATAAAAAATTCCTTATCGGTAAAACCATCGCTATTGGCGGAACGGCAACACTAAATTATGCCATTGATACTTTTAATAGTGAAACAGTTGCTTTTAAAATCGATCACTATGCGCAAGAGGCTATGGATGAAGTACTAAAAGTGGAAAGTATGCGTAATCAGCAACGTGAAATTGCAGCGCTTAAGCAATTTGGTCGATTGCGCGGGTATGGCATGGTGACTGACGAACAAGGTTTGCATCGACACTATATTGCTTCAGAATTAGTTCAAGGCGAAGATCTTTCGAAGTATTTGATGAAACTTGAAGATGCAATACGAAAGAATAGAAATATAAATGAATTAAAAAAACATTTTGAACAAATTTTTAATATCGCTTTGCAGTTCTGTCATGAGATCCAACAATATCATGATGGCAATTTCATTCATCGTGATATAAAACCTGAAAATATGATGGTTGTGCAGCAAGATGAAAACATTGCCTTAAAATTGGTTGATTTTAGTGGCATGATCAAGGTAGAAGATGTCTTTGATGATGAAGATGATGATTATGGCACCACCAAATATATTGCACCAGAGTTGCCGCAAGCAAAACATAGCTTTGTGACGGATGCCTATGCAACAGGTGTGTCTCTACATAAAATGCTAGAGCTTCTGCGTTTTCCGCAGTTTAAAAAATTGCGGAAACATTCTCAGTTTTATGAAGATGCTTTTCAAAGGCTTTCAAAAACAGTAGATGGCTTAATGGTAGCTGAACCCAAAATGAGAATAGCTATTCCTGCTGCAATTAACATTTTAAATAGTGTTGAATGCAACAGTATGCCAATGATGAGAGTTTAA
- a CDS encoding DUF5801 repeats-in-toxin domain-containing protein — translation MSTQIKNPTTTHDETSKNTLPTAAESNSANTCDKCKVIAIELTKDANNIVTERQLSLDNIPPLPAQVITINVAQDSLNKPITLENGAVIQVNEDGSVIFHDKGAYDSLQVGESTIAQFQINVIDFNENLIAINLELEQMPPAVEMIQDEGSITVVEVQYPGLEGNVESLPRDLGINYSFEPFTSYTPTLVQPVKLDSQPIAPLIILDPVFESNLGNSSSSSEQFTSFILVDSDNCQSCIANSPNTITTNIFAEGASFGLDGAGSFGLLPFIRQGVTIDDITANQAAIGFTDPGGISHFYPAPFQQQSTFFQDPNGAFQTITTPEGNTLTLYLTNYMGHSMGDLVYEFSHNVPHIPNLPGLNVIDTVIELQNCGCYSANCTLDAQVFFDPFMYYIQDADGDLATNFILARIVDDVPMAAQQFANISEADIMDIGSNDQNVPATITGFLIDNFTTRFGADGGIVSNVTIENGTTVISPENNLITVTTQEGNVLEVVQTTGQYTYYLNHPIDNDSSDNASDFFGYDNFHFELTDFDFDQASNVLTINIADDTPVVIAGDIVDITLSVDESNFAVNDSANFSGAFDIIPGADQAASIVYSLELPGSDTDSGLVDSITNEAVIMNVVNGIIIGSSATGGEVFRVSVNDASGLVTLDQSRAVMHGNPNDPNDVVSIQNDLISLRVTVTDNDQDAASASILLGGVIQFRDDAPTAVADAQLIVKDPLPEYNLTFVIDNSNSMSVDLGQGLTRLQVLQQTLAGAGGILDAYAGASSKLTISIVNFSDTAGISNEFNNIQDAKDYINNLAIPGNGHVGTVLGSGVEVALADIIADGNNAALANAHDVLYLLTDGAPAPAEWEQGTTQGEDHALVDADELADWQAALLAQNVDAIMVNIGGTNQAITNNIAPLANPTDNPAVLEADASLSNLQALLQDQLTLSVTGNLLTNDSLSADAPTVVTHVSFSLNSEAEAQDYLNNHPELIGASVSGSVVTIPISDGAFTTSLGNTLLVEANGNYTYSYINNAYPESEDFTYTIKDQDLDPSSATFSVSLISEGPTAVADVRNIEKSGLPAYNLTFIIDVSGSMGTPIGNLTRLDLVIAALAGDGALLDSYATHSSSLSITIIPFETQVLPSMDFNNVADAKTYLEGLTAGGGTNLSGAISAGLADINNDSLLNSAILDRVYLLSDGAPSPGDEVTVGQQTDWQSALLSQNVDAIMLNIGGLDQDVTNNLAPLANPSDSPAVIEVAADLSNLQVLLQETVSDPVSVTGNILVNDIVSADPPNVVTQISFDLASALDAQNYIAAHPELAGASASGSTIHIPIPNGEFITPLGNTLQIESDGDYTYSYINNVNTESEVFTYTIQDSDFDMSSTNFTINLIPPDSFAAPIVLDLNNDGQIELVSAAQSQIEWNISSENGTQTIKTGWVGPNDGILVYDQNTNGKVDGLNEIELSKYHADAVTDIEGLKLAFDSNHDDKFNKQDDKFNDFLVWNDINQDGSSQGNELKSLNDYGIISIDLTQLGHSEMVNGNIVFSTLSYENASGSVSLAGDVGLQIASVSSVISSDEVVEPPNQLENVLSNSLTQASSNSANPTLDYNSSFNASEHQETLQMQQVQQQQHEAAGI, via the coding sequence ATGAGCACACAAATAAAAAACCCAACGACAACGCACGATGAAACCAGCAAAAACACGCTACCCACCGCAGCAGAGTCAAACTCAGCAAATACGTGTGACAAATGCAAGGTGATTGCGATTGAACTTACAAAAGACGCGAATAATATTGTGACAGAAAGACAATTATCGTTAGATAACATTCCTCCGTTACCCGCCCAAGTCATCACGATTAATGTTGCTCAGGATTCGCTCAACAAACCCATCACGCTTGAAAATGGTGCTGTGATACAAGTCAATGAGGATGGCTCAGTCATTTTTCATGACAAAGGGGCATATGATTCCTTACAGGTTGGCGAGTCTACTATTGCTCAATTTCAAATTAACGTAATCGATTTTAATGAAAATCTGATTGCTATCAATCTAGAATTAGAACAAATGCCACCTGCCGTTGAAATGATACAAGATGAAGGTTCAATAACAGTCGTTGAGGTACAATACCCCGGTTTAGAAGGTAATGTAGAGTCTCTGCCTCGCGATCTGGGTATTAATTATTCGTTTGAACCATTCACTTCCTATACACCTACTTTAGTTCAACCCGTAAAATTAGATTCGCAACCCATTGCACCTCTTATTATTTTAGATCCGGTATTTGAAAGCAATTTGGGCAACTCTTCGTCAAGCTCTGAGCAATTTACCTCATTTATTCTGGTTGATAGTGATAATTGCCAATCTTGCATAGCAAATTCTCCAAATACTATTACTACCAATATTTTTGCAGAAGGCGCCTCTTTTGGCTTAGATGGTGCAGGTTCCTTCGGTTTGTTACCTTTTATTAGACAAGGGGTAACAATTGATGACATTACTGCTAACCAAGCGGCGATTGGTTTTACGGATCCGGGTGGCATTAGTCATTTTTATCCTGCCCCCTTCCAACAACAAAGCACTTTCTTCCAAGATCCCAATGGTGCATTTCAAACCATCACCACGCCTGAAGGAAATACCTTAACCCTGTATCTAACCAATTACATGGGTCATAGCATGGGGGATTTGGTGTATGAGTTTTCACACAATGTACCCCATATCCCTAACCTACCGGGTTTAAATGTTATTGATACAGTCATCGAATTACAAAACTGTGGCTGCTATTCTGCCAATTGTACACTTGATGCCCAAGTATTTTTCGATCCCTTTATGTATTACATCCAAGATGCCGATGGTGATCTAGCCACTAATTTTATCTTAGCCAGAATTGTCGATGATGTCCCAATGGCTGCTCAACAATTTGCGAACATTAGTGAAGCCGATATTATGGATATTGGCAGCAATGATCAAAACGTCCCTGCAACAATTACGGGATTCTTGATTGATAATTTCACCACCCGATTTGGTGCAGATGGTGGCATTGTCTCGAATGTGACCATTGAAAACGGCACAACGGTTATTTCTCCAGAAAACAACTTGATCACAGTGACAACTCAAGAAGGCAATGTACTTGAAGTTGTACAAACCACAGGACAATATACCTATTATTTAAATCATCCTATCGATAATGACTCTAGTGATAATGCGAGCGATTTTTTTGGCTATGACAATTTTCACTTTGAATTAACTGATTTTGATTTTGATCAAGCCTCGAATGTTTTAACAATCAATATTGCCGATGATACGCCCGTTGTTATCGCAGGTGATATAGTCGATATTACTCTGTCTGTGGATGAATCTAATTTTGCGGTAAATGATAGTGCTAATTTTTCAGGCGCATTTGATATTATCCCTGGTGCCGATCAGGCGGCCAGCATTGTCTATAGCTTAGAATTACCTGGTAGCGATACAGACAGCGGTCTAGTTGATTCAATCACGAATGAAGCCGTGATCATGAATGTCGTCAATGGTATCATTATCGGAAGCTCTGCAACCGGAGGCGAAGTATTCAGAGTCTCGGTGAACGATGCTTCAGGCCTCGTCACGCTCGACCAAAGTCGCGCGGTGATGCATGGTAATCCCAATGATCCTAATGACGTCGTCTCAATACAGAATGATTTAATCTCATTACGCGTGACTGTTACTGACAATGATCAAGATGCCGCAAGTGCCTCTATCTTGCTGGGCGGTGTCATCCAATTTCGTGATGATGCGCCCACTGCCGTTGCTGATGCACAACTCATTGTGAAAGACCCATTACCCGAATATAACCTGACTTTTGTCATCGATAATTCTAATAGTATGAGCGTTGATCTAGGACAAGGATTAACTCGACTGCAGGTTTTACAACAAACCTTAGCGGGAGCAGGCGGTATTTTAGATGCCTATGCCGGAGCAAGTTCTAAGCTCACTATTAGCATCGTTAATTTTTCTGATACGGCCGGTATCTCGAATGAATTTAACAATATTCAAGACGCTAAAGATTACATTAATAATCTTGCTATTCCAGGTAATGGTCATGTTGGCACGGTTTTAGGTTCAGGGGTAGAGGTCGCATTAGCGGATATCATTGCTGATGGCAATAATGCCGCCTTAGCCAATGCGCATGATGTGCTCTATCTCTTAACGGATGGTGCCCCTGCACCGGCCGAATGGGAGCAGGGTACTACCCAAGGAGAAGATCATGCTTTAGTTGATGCAGATGAACTGGCAGATTGGCAAGCGGCATTATTAGCACAAAATGTTGATGCAATCATGGTTAATATCGGTGGCACCAACCAAGCTATTACCAATAATATCGCTCCTTTAGCCAATCCTACTGATAATCCTGCGGTACTTGAAGCAGATGCGAGTTTATCTAATCTCCAAGCTTTGCTTCAAGATCAGCTTACCCTGAGTGTGACTGGTAATCTTTTAACGAATGATTCGCTAAGCGCCGATGCGCCTACCGTTGTGACCCACGTTAGTTTTTCATTGAACAGCGAGGCAGAAGCGCAAGACTATTTAAATAATCATCCTGAATTAATCGGCGCAAGCGTATCTGGATCGGTTGTCACCATTCCCATTTCGGATGGTGCATTTACCACTTCTTTAGGCAATACTCTGTTAGTAGAAGCCAACGGAAATTATACCTATAGCTACATTAATAACGCTTATCCTGAATCTGAGGATTTTACGTATACCATCAAAGATCAAGATCTTGACCCTTCAAGTGCCACTTTCTCTGTCAGTTTAATTTCAGAAGGGCCGACGGCTGTCGCCGATGTTAGAAATATCGAAAAATCAGGATTGCCCGCCTACAATCTCACCTTTATTATCGATGTCTCCGGCAGTATGGGAACGCCTATTGGCAACCTAACTCGACTCGATCTGGTGATAGCAGCTTTGGCAGGGGATGGTGCCCTGTTAGATTCTTACGCGACACATAGTTCTAGTCTGTCGATTACGATCATTCCTTTTGAAACACAAGTCTTACCTAGTATGGACTTTAATAATGTGGCAGATGCGAAAACCTATCTCGAAGGGCTTACAGCCGGTGGTGGTACCAATTTAAGTGGCGCTATTTCAGCGGGATTAGCTGATATTAATAACGATAGTCTATTAAATAGTGCCATTCTTGATCGTGTTTATCTGTTATCAGATGGTGCGCCAAGTCCTGGAGATGAGGTCACAGTGGGTCAACAAACCGATTGGCAATCTGCTCTGTTATCCCAAAATGTCGATGCTATCATGCTCAATATCGGTGGGTTAGATCAAGATGTTACCAACAATTTAGCACCTTTAGCCAATCCCAGTGACAGCCCAGCTGTGATTGAAGTCGCAGCCGATCTGTCAAATCTGCAAGTATTACTTCAAGAAACCGTGTCGGATCCCGTTAGCGTTACCGGTAATATTCTTGTTAATGATATTGTAAGCGCCGACCCACCCAATGTAGTTACGCAAATTAGCTTTGATTTAGCAAGTGCATTAGATGCACAAAATTACATCGCGGCTCACCCTGAATTAGCCGGTGCCAGTGCATCGGGAAGCACTATCCATATTCCTATACCTAATGGAGAATTTATAACCCCCTTAGGTAATACACTGCAAATAGAATCTGACGGAGACTATACTTACAGTTATATTAACAATGTGAATACTGAATCTGAAGTCTTTACCTATACCATTCAAGATAGCGATTTTGACATGTCTAGTACTAATTTTACTATCAATTTAATTCCGCCCGATTCTTTTGCGGCTCCCATTGTATTAGATTTAAATAATGATGGACAAATTGAATTAGTTTCAGCAGCTCAATCACAAATTGAATGGAATATTTCATCTGAAAATGGCACACAAACTATTAAAACCGGCTGGGTTGGTCCGAATGATGGTATCTTAGTTTACGATCAAAACACCAATGGCAAAGTAGATGGTTTAAATGAAATTGAACTCTCAAAATATCATGCTGATGCAGTCACTGATATTGAAGGTCTAAAATTAGCGTTTGATAGTAATCATGATGATAAATTTAATAAACAAGATGATAAATTTAATGACTTTTTAGTGTGGAATGATATCAATCAAGATGGTTCTAGCCAAGGCAATGAACTAAAATCATTAAACGATTATGGTATTATCTCTATTGATTTAACTCAACTGGGTCATTCTGAGATGGTTAATGGGAACATTGTTTTCAGTACACTATCTTATGAAAATGCCTCTGGTAGTGTTTCACTTGCAGGTGATGTTGGTTTACAAATTGCCTCTGTTAGTAGCGTCATTAGTAGCGATGAAGTCGTTGAACCACCCAATCAACTTGAAAATGTATTATCTAACTCTTTAACACAGGCAAGCAGTAACTCAGCTAATCCAACATTAGATTACAATTCCAGCTTTAATGCATCTGAGCATCAGGAAACACTCCAAATGCAACAGGTGCAACAACAGCAACATGAAGCTGCTGGCATATAG